TCGCTCCAGCCCTCGCTCCAGCCCTCGCTCCAGCCCTTGTTCAAGGCCTTGCTCCAGTCCTTGCTGCAGCCCCTGCTGGATGCCTCGCTCCAATCCCCGCTGTTCCCAACGTTCGGCCAGTGTCGGCATGGCTATCCCTCCCTCGACAAGCGCGTTATCAATGGCGGCGCGAAAGACCTCCTCCTCCACCTGGGGCGCTGCGGCAGCCACGTAGCGAAGCAGGGTCTCGACATACTGCAGGCCGGTCTGCGACCGGACCAGGTCCCGGATCAGCGTCAGGATCGCCGGCAGACGCTGGCCGAGGTCCTCGGTAAAGATGTGCTTGGTCACCAGGAGGAACGAACGGAGCAGGACCTCGCCCTTGAGGTCCTCATCCGGCCAGCGCGCCAGGTCGATGAGCTCGTAGCGCCACGACGGCCGGTACGGCACCAGGGCTGCGGGCAGATCAAAAAGCCCCGCAAAATCCAGAGGATGCACCCAGTTGTTCCGGCCGTGGTAGAAGATGAGCGGGATGATTGGCGGCAGGGTGCGTGCGTAGTGAACGGCCAGGTGCCGGCGCCAGATCTGCACCCCGTAGCGCACGAGATCCAGGGGTGGGCAGCCGAGGGGATGGCTGCGGTGCTCGAACAGGAAGTAGAGGTAGCCCAGCCGGTTGTCCTGCAGGCTCACCTGGTACAGAAGGTCGGAGAGATGCTCCGCCAGCTTGGGATCGACAAAGCTGTCCTTCACCACCTCCAGGGTGGACAGGTCCAGGCAGTCGACCACCGCTGGCGGCAGGTAGTTGGCCAGGAAGTCCCGGGCCGTGGCCGGCTGGCCCAGAACCTCCTTGACGAACCGATCGTGGGGATTGGCCACCTCGCTCATGGCCGCATGGTACGTGGGGTGGCTGGGGTTGTCAACGCGGGCGGACTGGCTGCGGCCGCACCCTGGGCTGGGATGCCGCCCACCGGCTCAGCTCGGTGACCATGGCCGGCCAGACCACCCGGTTCTGGTATGACGATCGGGGCCGGCGGGTGGGCACCCACTTACGCAAAAAGATCCGGGCTCTGCCGCCTGCCCCCAGGGATCCGTTACGTCTGCGTGGGCCGTTCAAGGCCGACCTATCTGCATCCCCGCTAAAAATAGTTCTTGACATGCCCAAGCCCCACCAGATAAGAAGGGCGGGCGTTGCCCGTTGCTATTGGCATGAAAATGTTAGATTCCTGTTAATTCATCCTGCGCAAGGAGAGGCTCATGCTACGGCTCGGTCGTGAACGAACGAGATTTCTTGGCAGCCCTGTGGTGCTTCTTGCCGTATGGGGGGTTCTGTTCCTGATCGCCCCCCGGCCTGCCAGAGCCGAGACGCTCGCCAACGCGGGGGCGCAGGTGAGTCAGTATTACGGCTCCTTCTCCACCGACGTGCCCATCGCGGTTCCGCAGTATCACGGCCTGGAGCCCCAGCTGAAGCTCGTCTACACCTCCACGCCCATGCCGGGTCTGGCGGGCGTGGGCTGGTCGCTGAGCGGCCTGTCCTTCATTGAGCGGGCACTCCCTGGCGGCGGCGCCCCGAAATACGACGCCAACGACGCTTTCTTCCTGGATGGCATGGAGCTGGTTCGCTGCACATCCCAGGGCGGAACCCATTGCACAAAGATCCAGAACTACACCAGGATACAGCAGAACGGGGACGAGTGGTACGTCTACGGCACGAACGGCAACAAGGCGACCTACTCGACGAAATTTATTACCAGCAAAGGCACCTTCCGCTGGCTGCTGACCAGCGTCACTGATCCCCATGGCAACAGCGTCACGTACAACTACCTTCCTGTCGGCAATCCGGTCGGCTATCTCTACCCGAACA
This genomic interval from Thermodesulfobacteriota bacterium contains the following:
- a CDS encoding RHS repeat domain-containing protein gives rise to the protein MGWDAAHRLSSVTMAGQTTRFWYDDRGRRVGTHLRKKIRALPPAPRDPLRLRGPFKADLSASPLKIVLDMPKPHQIRRAGVARCYWHENVRFLLIHPAQGEAHATARS
- a CDS encoding Rpn family recombination-promoting nuclease/putative transposase, with the protein product MSEVANPHDRFVKEVLGQPATARDFLANYLPPAVVDCLDLSTLEVVKDSFVDPKLAEHLSDLLYQVSLQDNRLGYLYFLFEHRSHPLGCPPLDLVRYGVQIWRRHLAVHYARTLPPIIPLIFYHGRNNWVHPLDFAGLFDLPAALVPYRPSWRYELIDLARWPDEDLKGEVLLRSFLLVTKHIFTEDLGQRLPAILTLIRDLVRSQTGLQYVETLLRYVAAAAPQVEEEVFRAAIDNALVEGGIAMPTLAERWEQRGLERGIQQGLQQGLEQGLEQGLERGLERGLERGLEQGRRQGQLQTLKALRRSIIDVLEARFEAIPAAVLLELDKVEWEETLHTLHKRAVVIASLEAFRDLVRRTLAD